TTTACCCGGGTCTGTGGGGGAGCAGAGGCAGCTGCAGAGCTCTGAGAACAGGTCACGGAGGGTGTCCCAGCTCTGGACACAGGTCCTCTCCAGAACATAGCTCACTGCCTCGGCCACAGCCTGCACCAGCTTTTCCTTTTTCCCTCCAGTGACTTTAAGGACAAAGCGGAGGGGGAAAAGGACGTACTCTTGGAGCTGCTGTAGTGAGCCTTCATGGACGTCTTTTAACTGTTCGCTCAGCGTCTCCACATTGGTCACAGTGGGCTCCTTGGTGAGCAGCACACAGACTGGGCGCAGATAGGCAAAGGCAACCTTTGGATCATTGATCTGAGACATGACTGGAGGCATCACAGCATGGGTCACTGCTGTAAGAGGGCAGGGAGCAGTTAGTTATCACTTCAATGACTGTGTTCTTTAAGGCAACTTCCTTTTAGCATTTTCACTGAATCTATAAGAATATGCTCATTTGTGAAGTCGTTAGGGTTGAGCGAAATAACAATATGGTGGTTCAACAAGTGACAGCCAACCTCTCTACCTCCGTGAACGTCTATGGTGAAAACAGAGGCTGAGCTCATTAGCTTTAGGTTTTCTCTGCTCTTCAATCGCAACAAAATAACTCAGGTTatggtttttttctttcacgATTTAGCATAAAGATAAATGCACTGAAAAACATGAGCACACATTTAAAAGGAAAGTCTACGTCATATAATCGAGAGTAAAATGTTGCACCTCAATGTTGTTCAGATTCGGCTAACAGCCTTAATCCTGCGAAATAATAATAACAGCCTACCTTCATACCAGCCACGGTAGGAGTTGACGATAAAAAGTCAGTGAAACGAGctaaataaagtacaaaacatcaACATCTCGCACTGACGAAGTTGCCGCTGAATCCCGTCATTATTCTGCGCCAGCGACGCATAATTGTGATGCAAACTAAAGATTTCCGgttgttttcaaaataagactttTTGACCGTTACAAACTACTATGTAGTTTATATTAATAGAATAGAATTTTTAATTGacattaaattataaataaatctgagtATTGATATACATTGTGCTCCCCATAATCCTGCCATTTaacatgtttgtattttatttctttcaggtTTGAGAATAAAGTGGTTTAGTTGCACCCATCTATCCAATGACTTCAACTTACAGATCCAGGAGAAACTGCAGTAATCCATCTCCCCAGCGGGACTCTGCAACTCATTCTCTGGGACCTTAAAATATTCCCATGagagaagagaaaaataattCCCTTCAGAGAGTTTTGGGGATGCCCTGGGGAATTCCTCCCAGTAGGAAAAGCCCGATAATCCTCCAAAGGGAGGCGCTCAGTAGGCATTTTGATCAGATGACCCTTAATTGACTGTTGTTGATGTGGAGAGGCAGCTAATTCATCCCTGCAGACGATGCCTCAATCCATATCCCCATCTCCTGCTGCATCCTACTATAAGTCATAAAAGACACCAAGATATTTCATGTACTGTATAAAACAAAGTTTGACCCCTGACCCATTCAGATTGAAATTCATTTCATGTTcgttttaatataaaatgctAGTTCACAATCAGTAATCAATGAAACCATGCTTGTAGctggaagaaaaacattatCAACAAACTAATTCAAATCAAACATCATCTTAAGTCACTTCCCAAGACAAACATGCCCTGTTCAGTCCAAATCAGTTTGAATTAGTCTGACTCAGGACCTGCACAGAAACAcagttggcagcactgttgcctttcagCAAAATTTGGAGTCCCAGGtcgggctctttctgcatggagtttgcatgttctccccatgcttGTGTGGGCTCTGTAAGGGGACTCCCGCTTCCTCCCTCTATCCAAAATATGATTGtaaggttaactggtctctttaAAATGcctttaggtatgagtgtgtgtatgattTAGGATGTATCTTTTCTCCGTTTTAAGTCACCCAAGTTTAAAGGAATACGTTATAATAAACCTCGACTGAACAAACGcaaaatctttgttttattgtgaaagaaTAGCAGTTTGAACGGAAGTCTGATCTTTATTCACTGTTACTAAGCTGACGCCGGTCTGTTGGCACTGTCCTGTGTGTGTAGAGCTTTTTTTGTTCATGGCAATATCTTATTAAAACGAACCATGTTGCTGTCACGTTTCCCGTAGCCGGACCTGTTTTCAGAGAAGTCGTTTACTCACGGAGGTAATAAAGTTGCTTTGTAACCAGTGTTGGCGCAATCTAACCGGAAAGACGGATAGCAGCAAATATCTCAGTGGGTTTCAGTACCCAAATCAAGCGCATAGGTTACAGCGGCAGAAGCATTTGATTATAGCTTACTTTACGGCACTGTGAGAGACGATTGAGCTTATTTTATTAATGCAGTCAGAACATAAAGCATGTCTCTCGAGACTAGACTAGCTAGACATCTTTTGTGTCGTTTTTCGCTAACAGTAGCTGGGAAATTTACGTCCTTCGGCATGATCCCATGAACGGCAGTGAAAGATGTAAACAACACCTAAGTCTTTAAAAGGAAAAGAGCGtaatttgttttaagttttttttttttaaggtttggATAAAAAGATAAATAGAAAACAAGAATATGGAAACACGTTCCAGACTTTATTACCTGCTTGACTCACTGTTGACATGATAAATAATTATCTTTTGCCTAAGCTGCACTTTCCAGTCTGTGTTTTTAGAGTTTTTAAGTGTTTAAAGGAACTAGGTACAAAGAAgtgtttcatccatccatccatccatccatccatccatccatccatccatccatccatccatctatctatctatctatctatctatctatctatctatctatctatctatctatctatctatctatctatctatctatctatctatctatctatctatctatctatctatctatcatcatccatcatcatcatcatccatccatccatccatccatccatccatccatccatccatccatccatccatccatccatccatccatccacccacccacccttccttccttccttccttccttccttccttccttccttacagTCTATGTTTTTAACAGGTTCCATCTTTAAAGCTAAAATTCTGTACAGAGAAATTCCACTGTACTCCCTTTGTTCATTGAGTATTTccctatttaaatgaactctacaTTTCCATCTTCTTCTTTAGGGCGGTTTGATGCTGGCAGCTCCTGTCCCACCCTGCGCCAAGCTGTCAGGATGGATGAACAAACCCTGGAGGCTGCGATTGCCGCCTATGGTGCTCAGCTGCAACAGGTGGAGACGGCCCTGTCAGCAGACCTGGACCCAAGCCAGCAGCCGGACCTGCTTAAACTGAAGGAAGACCTTTGCCAGCTGATAGAGCTCACAGAAGCCAGCCTGGTGTCTGTCAAAAAGAGTCGGCTGCTGGCCAGCTTAGAGGACAGTAGCGAACTGTACATGAACACCTCAGAGGCAGCAGCTGAAACCAGCAAGGCAACCGAGAGTCTGAACTCAGAGTTTGCTGCTTTTTACTCTGAACTGGGAGAGTGTTCAGGTAGCAGCTCTGATACCAGAGAGAAGGATGAGGACGTAGAAGGCAGAGGAGTagattgtgaagaggaagaaaacgAAGAAGACGAGGAGGGTGAAGATGAGCTTAGTGGTACCAAAGTAAGAGCGCCCTACAGGACGTCGTGGGGGACGCTGGAGTATCACAACGCCATGGTGGTCGGGGCAGAGCCGCCGGATGGAGAAGAGGCACAGGTCAGAGTGCTCTACGTCTACCCCACTCAGAAATCGATGAAACCATGCCCGTTCTTCCTGGAGGACAAATGTCGCTTTCAGGAGAACTGCAGGTAAAACAAATGTTCTTCaaagaaagttttattttcatgactcaGAATTTTATTGTGCAGATAtttacagcgccttgcaaaagtattcctatcCCACTGACGTTTTCCTCGATTCTTCACATAACCATAAACTTCAgagtattttactgggatttcacGTGACAGAGCAACAAAACGTACTGCTTATTTgagagtggaaggaaaaggactTTTTGGTTTTCAACCTTTTAAcagatgaaaatctgaaaagtgtggtgtgcatttgaatTCCGCCCCTTTAATTTGCCACAGGCCATACACTGGACATGGGAGAAggtcctctggtcagatgagaccacaaCTGACCTTCATTCAATTAAACAGTTGAAAAGAAGTATCAGtattgaaaaataatatttcatgttatttcattaaaattgcCTGTTGGAAATTATTCCTACCCTTTTCAGTAAtgaatagaaaatgatttttgatGTTTCAGCAAACAAACCAGCttgttgcatgtttccactggtattttgaccatttgtctttggtgatgagcttgaggttggaaggcctcctggCCGTCATCCTAATGTTTAACTCCTTCCATAAATTTTCCATCAGATCCAAGTCAGGATTCTGGATGGGGCGCTCCAAAGCGTTCATTTTAGTTTGAATCAGAAGCAACATTTCCAGGTCACTGTACGTTAAATGTGAGTTTAGCGAGGAGCATCAGTCAGTGCAATTTCTTTATTAATAACTCTGTAGTTTCATTGATTATCTGATTTACCTAGATGTAAGATTTCTAAGGTATTCTCTGATTATTGAAGGTTTTCCCACGGAGAGGTGGTGTACGTGTCCGAGCTCAGGGAGTTCCAGGACTGCGACCTCAGTAACCTTGAAGAGGGTTCTGCCTGTTTGGCTCGACATGAGGACAACATCTGGTACCCGGCCAAGATAAAAGGTAATTCTGAACTGTCAATGCaaggtttgaaaacaaaaagctgtttaGGTGTCCCATAAAACGACAAAAAACATCGTAATGTTTTCTCCATCGTTAGAAATCGACAGTGGTTTCTACACTGTGAAGTTTGACTCCCTGCTGATGAAAGATGCTGTAGTCGAGGCTGATGGAGTTATCCCCCCTCTGAGAGAAGACGACCCGCTCTCGTCTGACTCGGATTCAGATGACACTGGAGATGCAGATTCAGTGGGATATGCAAAAGGTATAAAAACGTATGAAAAAAACCAAATATAGACCGgaatatacaaatattttttctgttatttttctgcaaCAGTTCTAGACTCAGCTACAGAATCTGCTGTAACAGTAAACGGGACTAACTTTGGTGGCTGGGAGGCACATACCAGAGGCATCGGATCCAAGCTGATGCTCAAAATGGGCTACGAATATGGAAAAGGTGAGCATGATATTTATGTGATACCCCCTTAAGGCAGAAGAATCAAAGATGCATTTGTTGAACcatactgcttttattttgagttaACACAGTTTAACTTCATCCAAGTCACGTCTTTTTGGAGTTATTTGGGGAGCTTATTAAGTTCACTGCTA
This DNA window, taken from Girardinichthys multiradiatus isolate DD_20200921_A chromosome 1, DD_fGirMul_XY1, whole genome shotgun sequence, encodes the following:
- the zgpat gene encoding zinc finger CCCH-type with G patch domain-containing protein codes for the protein MDEQTLEAAIAAYGAQLQQVETALSADLDPSQQPDLLKLKEDLCQLIELTEASLVSVKKSRLLASLEDSSELYMNTSEAAAETSKATESLNSEFAAFYSELGECSGSSSDTREKDEDVEGRGVDCEEEENEEDEEGEDELSGTKVRAPYRTSWGTLEYHNAMVVGAEPPDGEEAQVRVLYVYPTQKSMKPCPFFLEDKCRFQENCRFSHGEVVYVSELREFQDCDLSNLEEGSACLARHEDNIWYPAKIKEIDSGFYTVKFDSLLMKDAVVEADGVIPPLREDDPLSSDSDSDDTGDADSVGYAKVLDSATESAVTVNGTNFGGWEAHTRGIGSKLMLKMGYEYGKGLGKMQEGRVEPVMAVVLPKGKSLDECAELTQRRTQGRAAKDGLQPGRPKRRRKPKVSTGGSRTVFDFLNHKLGDKSSGPAEGGAAVQSGATGVEAYRAGKSTKRSLNVKLFQAAERVAQTEREIQKLSESLGRQTSRDSSRVKQLEEKLSAARRLLAQQKAHELSIQRDHRKADTHKKMTEF